CCGGACCCGGACGCGCCGTCCGGCCCGGCGGTCCCGGAGATCGCCGCGTCGCCCGTGCCGTCACCCGCCGCCCCGGCCAACACCGCCCCGCCCTGGGTCCTACCCTTCATGCGGCTCCTGAAGGGCGGTGCCCATGGCGACATCACGGCGGCCTGGCGGGAACTGCCCCGCCACCTCCCCGCCGGCGTTTCCCTGCCCACCCAAGAAGAGGCGGCCGAAACCATCGCCCGGCTGGGGCTGGCATGAAGGACGGCCTTTCCCTTCATCGCGGCTTCACCGACTGGTCATTGTGCCTGCCGCCGGAAGACCCCCGGTTTCTGGACGAGCCCTTGATTTGCGTCGATACCGCCAGCGACCTGGATTGGCGGCTTCGGCGCGAGGAGAAGTTCCAGAGCTGGCTGTACTTCCATGACCGGGCATCCTGGCGCATCGCCCATCGCCTCGCCCGCCTGATGGCGGCAGGTGGTGGGCGGGCCACGGTCGTTCAGCGCCGGGAGGCCGTCGACCTGCCGTTCATGATCATCGCTGACCGCCACTCGCTCACGATCCAACAGGCCGTGCCCTGGAGCCCCGAGGCCCCCTTCCCGCGCGCCCGTTCCCCCCATGGCCGCCGGCGGGTCGGATGAATATCTCCGGTTGAATTGCCAGTTCTGTTTCGGGAAAGTTGTCGTCAGTCTATTTCCCTGTTCCCGCGCCGCACAATGCCCTCTCCCGAGGGACGGAGAGTGGCGGAACGCAAGGGTTTCCGGCGAAGTCCGAAGAACTCTGACGCACTTTTCCGGAATTTCCCAGTTCGTCAGTGTTTCGGCGAACGGCCGGGAAGTGAAAAGCGCCCGCAAAATCGAAGCGAAACCAACGGCTGGCAAGGCCTTGAAGCGAAGCAGCGGCAACCAGGCTGCCGTTGGCGGTGCTGCAATGTCCGGCGTCCCGAATGCGGCTTTTCGTGGTTTACTGCAGACATGATGGCCTCCCGGCGCGGCCGGTTGTAGATGGCCCTCAACCTGGCTGTTTCCTAGGGCTCATCCCATCATATCCCGCCCCATCCCGCCATATCCCGGTTACTGCAGGTAACTGTGTCCCCGTACACCCTAGGCACCTGGAGGCTTTTCCGGGGGAGCGCCTTCGTGGACTAGTTTTGATGACAACTACTTTCCTCCCACCTTCGGCTTCCACTCCGTCTCCAACCGCTCCGCCTCGGCGACCTGGGCGGGGGTCATGAGCTTGGCGACAATGTCACGGGTCTTGCCGGCAGGTTCGAAGCTTTGGGCCGCAGCGACCACTGCCAATACCAGTTTTCGCATGGTCTTCTTTTCCCCCGTCTCCAGCTCACACGGCACCGGGCCGCGTTCAGCTTCTCGCGCTTCAGCCCCCTGGTCAATGTAGTCGTACGGGAAGAACCCGGTGCTGGTCGGCTTCATCTTGGTCGGCATGGTCACGCCCTCCCGGCCCATGAGTCCGGCCTCTCCTCCAATTGGATGGATGCGCGAGTATGCGGACAACTAGTTTTGTGGTTGACGTCATGGGTGGTGGTTATTAGAAAGTGTCTCACGAATACGAAGCATACCTAACGTCGTGGAGGAAGGTTGTGAGCATCAAGCGGATTGTCCTCGGCAGCTTTCTGTCGACTCTTGTCGCCGGGGCGGCGGCGTCGCCCGGGCAGGCCGATACCGGCATCTATCTGGAAGGCAAGGCAGGGGTCTCCTTCCTCGATGCCGACGATTTCGAGAATACCACTCATGTGGACCCCTCCATCAAGGCCCGGGTGAACGTCAAGAGCGAAAGCGAGACGGTGTTCGGCATCGGCGGGGCCGTCGGGTACAACTGGAAGCCGCGCCACAACGTTCCGCTCAGGGCGGACGTGGAATACATGTACCGCACGGCTCTCGACTACAGCCCCAATCCCACCTTTATCAATGCGGCGACTCCGACCCGGACCGACGCGGATATGAACAGCCATTCCCTGCTGCTCAACGGGTATTGGGATATCGGGTCCTGGCAGGGGTTCACCCCGTTCGTCGGGGCCGGGTTCGGCATGGCCTTCAATCGTACCGACACCGACGGCACGGTGATCGCGTCCGGGCTCAAGGAGAACTACACCAATACCAATATGGATTTCGCCTGGACCGTCGGGGGCGGCGTCAGCTACGCCATCTCGCCCAAGTGGACGCTGGGGCTGTCCTACCGCTACCTCGACCTGGGCGAAGCGGCGTTCGGCGATCCCAGCGCCACCGACGCGGAACTGA
This is a stretch of genomic DNA from Magnetospirillum sp. WYHS-4. It encodes these proteins:
- a CDS encoding outer membrane beta-barrel protein encodes the protein MSIKRIVLGSFLSTLVAGAAASPGQADTGIYLEGKAGVSFLDADDFENTTHVDPSIKARVNVKSESETVFGIGGAVGYNWKPRHNVPLRADVEYMYRTALDYSPNPTFINAATPTRTDADMNSHSLLLNGYWDIGSWQGFTPFVGAGFGMAFNRTDTDGTVIASGLKENYTNTNMDFAWTVGGGVSYAISPKWTLGLSYRYLDLGEAAFGDPSATDAELTAQNVSTHEVLLGLRYQF